In the Malus domestica chromosome 16, GDT2T_hap1 genome, one interval contains:
- the LOC114822874 gene encoding protein CYCLOPS-like, protein MVPRSQGQQMEGRGHSDFYRNTSEELILRSYMESSVATPLPTMEMLGFKNLSQNFRTDSEELFKSWLTTGETNCYNSSSIAHRTRSRMISTEIASLSSGQQHVGILQKKRSNDCLYPPINTMPDEISGDNNQSSIRHGVERGMQASELYLAKAWFHSSQPMTRSRSSELRRRYVAMQNAQMPGDLEVMQTASGNSNLAKQDFAFSNGFNDPSICVVTNQLATFISPSNSSSSTFNTPQMSELDKVSSVVSMLKGTLELKKLSNQIEKEGVDDDSSNGRFSVQEGIVNIGFDQGKRDQIHEMAAGTFQEVSTIQVNDHRIKQNVEGSLDLEMEGFVNITNPNPISRNSQEPSQSESSAAAPLVSSGFDACDGPSNSSQTLSICESSIKRAGSSRAKDFREPIIRNLKDDQKSGKRLDRYGSVTSAVSVDKEDATKKRRVDRSRKMAEAKERNSTPVIPSDIQSVLKRCENLEKEVRSLKLNLSFMNRKDSEQTKQIEELQKQNEDLMDEKEQLVEEIERVLSETGKI, encoded by the exons ATGGTTCCAAGAAGTCAGGGGCAGCAGATGGAAGGAAGAGGGCATTCCGACTTCTATAGAAATACAAGCGAGGAGTTGATCCTGAGATCTTATATGGAAAGCTCGGTTGCAACGCCTCTACCGACCATGGAGATGCTTGGTTTTAAGAATTTGTCTCAAAACTTTCGTACAGATAGCGAGGAACTCTTCAAAAGCTGGCTTACAACTGGAGAG ACCAATTGCTACAATTCATCAAGCATTGCACATCGTACCCGATCACGGAT GATATCTACCGAAATAGCTAGCTTGTCGTCGGGTCAGCAACATGTCGGtattcttcaaaagaaaagaagcaaTGATTGTTTATATCCACCAATTAATACCATGCCTGATGAAATCTCAGGTGACAACAATCAGAGTTCAATCAG GCATGGTGTTGAACGAGGAATGCAGGCTAGCGAGCTATACTTGGCTAAG GCCTGGTTTCACAGTTCTCAACCAATGACAAGAAGCCGATCCTCTGAATTGCG AAGGAGGTATGTCGCCATGCAAAACGCTCAAATGCCAGGAGATCTGGAAGTGATGCAGACTGCTTCAGGGAATAGCAATCTAGCAAAACAGGATTTTGCGTTTTCAAATGGTTTCAATGACCCttctatttgtgtggtcacCAACCAATTGGCGACCTTCATTTCTCCATCCAATTCATCATCGTCCACTTTCAACACCCCACAAATGAGTGAATTGGATAAAGTTTCATCTGTGGTGAGCATGCTAAAGGGTACCTTGGAGCTCAAAAAGCTTAGCAATCAGATTGAGAAAGAAGGTGTGGATGACGATAGCTCCAACGGACGTTTCTCTGTTCAAGAAGGTATCGTCAACATCGGTTTTGATCAAGGGAAAAGGGATCAAATTCATGAAATGGCAGCAGGAACATTTCAGGAAGTATCTACTATCCAAGTTAACGATCATAGAATTAAACAAAATGTTGAAGGTTCACTGGATCTTGAGATGGAAGGTTTTGTAAATATCACAAACCCGAATCCCATAAGCAGGAATTCTCAAGAACCTTCCCAAAGTGAATCATCTGCTGCTGCACCACTAGTTTCATCTGGTTTTGATGCATGTGACGGTCCCAGCAATTCAAGTCAAACGCTGAGCATTTGTGAAAGTTCAATCAAACGAGCTGGAAGCTCTAGAGCCAAAG ATTTCAGAGAACCGataattagaaatttgaaagatGATCAAAAG AGTGGGAAACGTTTAGACCGCTATGGATCAGTGACATCAGCTGTTTCAG TGGACAAGGAGGATGCAACAAAAAAACGCAGGGTGGATAGGTCACGGAA AATGGCGGAGGCAAAGGAAAGGAACTCAACTCCAGTAATTCCATCTGATATACAATCTGTCTTGAAGCGGTGTGAAAATCTTGAAAAGGAAGTGCGATCACTCAAACTTAACTTGTCCTTCATGAATAG GAAGGATTCTGAGCAGACTAAGCAGATAGAGGAGCTCCAGAAGCAAAATGAAGATCTAATGGATGAAAAAGAACAGCTCGTAGAGGAGATAGAGAGAGTCCTTTCAGAAACTGGAAAGATTTGA